From a region of the Nonomuraea helvata genome:
- a CDS encoding DUF1707 domain-containing protein: protein MDSNELRIGDAEREQTMEALREHFAQGRLTHEELDERLDQALASKTARDLAKVTADLPGSHQPAPGYREPVPHYDMDGWREAMSAHRRQMQSMRQAQRDVRHSIHEQHREMRRQWRHQGHPWRHHRGPHPFLGVLFVLMVLGLIFGGFGIFKVLFVVWIGSMLFGAIHRRFNSRR, encoded by the coding sequence ATGGACTCGAACGAACTCCGCATCGGTGATGCCGAGCGTGAGCAGACGATGGAAGCCCTGCGCGAGCACTTCGCGCAGGGCCGCCTGACCCACGAGGAGCTCGACGAGCGACTCGACCAGGCGCTGGCCTCCAAGACGGCCCGCGACCTCGCGAAGGTAACCGCCGACCTGCCGGGGTCGCACCAACCGGCGCCCGGCTACCGCGAGCCCGTCCCCCACTACGACATGGACGGCTGGCGGGAGGCGATGAGCGCGCACCGGCGGCAGATGCAGTCCATGCGCCAGGCCCAGCGGGACGTGCGGCACTCCATCCACGAGCAGCACCGCGAGATGCGGCGGCAGTGGCGCCATCAGGGCCACCCGTGGCGGCACCACCGGGGGCCGCACCCGTTCCTGGGCGTGCTTTTCGTGCTCATGGTGCTGGGGCTCATCTTCGGCGGCTTCGGGATCTTCAAGGTGCTGTTCGTGGTGTGGATCGGGTCCATGCTGTTCGGCGCGATCCACCGGCGCTTCAACTCCCGCCGCTGA
- a CDS encoding TetR/AcrR family transcriptional regulator C-terminal domain-containing protein — MALEKGTIVATALRLLNEVGLDGLTLRRLASELGVQAPALYWHFKGKQELLDAMAAAMMAAHQSRPLLTEPAKWREWVADYAHTDRAMLNSYRDGAKLVAGTRPSPELFAAVERVVAGLESAGFTAGDAMRGLSTVSGYVAGFVLEEQADRMRPDKGHALPDMEEFQAAYPRLMAGMAEVGDPQGDQAFEGGLQLILDGMELRLKAQATSAAGAGQVPRAEGEATR, encoded by the coding sequence GTGGCACTCGAAAAAGGCACCATCGTCGCGACCGCACTGCGGCTGCTGAACGAGGTCGGACTCGACGGGCTGACGCTGCGGCGGCTGGCGAGCGAGCTCGGCGTGCAGGCCCCGGCCCTCTACTGGCACTTCAAGGGAAAGCAGGAGCTGCTGGACGCGATGGCGGCCGCGATGATGGCCGCGCACCAGTCCCGCCCCCTGCTGACGGAGCCGGCCAAGTGGCGGGAGTGGGTCGCCGACTACGCGCACACCGACCGCGCGATGCTCAACTCCTACCGCGACGGGGCCAAGCTGGTGGCGGGCACCCGGCCGTCGCCCGAGCTCTTCGCGGCGGTGGAGCGGGTGGTCGCGGGGCTGGAGTCGGCGGGGTTCACCGCCGGCGACGCGATGCGAGGGCTCTCCACGGTCAGCGGGTACGTGGCCGGGTTCGTGCTGGAGGAGCAGGCCGACAGGATGCGTCCGGACAAGGGGCACGCCCTGCCGGACATGGAGGAGTTCCAGGCGGCCTATCCGCGGCTGATGGCGGGCATGGCGGAGGTGGGCGACCCGCAGGGCGACCAGGCGTTCGAGGGCGGGCTGCAGCTGATCCTGGACGGGATGGAGCTCCGCCTCAAGGCTCAGGCGACCTCGGCGGCCGGGGCCGGCCAGGTGCCGCGGGCGGAGGGGGAGGCGACCCGATAG
- a CDS encoding DUF6879 family protein, whose protein sequence is MTEQGTPARRHNPFAAVARTDGLVLDVPEYQAGFDRDHAACAEPMWKLERAQHFYEPDVASWRAMMDGDWERSLALADRMAVPVADYFRHRVPVRRVRVVEFPISAYLQWEMHVLALRARAGSPCRVVRAARVADLDPLPELVIFSPSLMYEVLYDRYGGGMGGRRITDRAVVEPCLRAVQELFDDGEHILDFHEREIVPLPPPLVTDEMRAAVPAYAHRTEEFRV, encoded by the coding sequence ATGACCGAGCAGGGCACTCCGGCCCGCCGCCACAATCCGTTCGCCGCCGTCGCCCGCACCGACGGCCTCGTCCTGGATGTGCCGGAGTACCAAGCCGGTTTCGACCGCGACCACGCGGCCTGCGCCGAGCCGATGTGGAAGCTGGAGCGGGCCCAGCACTTCTACGAGCCCGACGTGGCGAGCTGGCGGGCCATGATGGACGGCGACTGGGAGCGGTCGCTGGCCCTGGCCGACCGCATGGCGGTGCCCGTGGCCGACTATTTCCGCCACCGCGTCCCGGTCCGGCGGGTGCGGGTGGTGGAGTTCCCGATCAGCGCGTACCTGCAGTGGGAGATGCACGTGCTGGCCCTGCGCGCCCGGGCCGGCTCGCCGTGCCGGGTGGTGCGCGCCGCGCGGGTGGCCGACCTCGACCCGCTGCCGGAGCTGGTGATCTTCTCTCCGTCCTTGATGTACGAAGTGCTGTACGACCGGTACGGCGGGGGCATGGGCGGCCGGCGGATCACCGACCGCGCGGTGGTCGAGCCGTGCCTGCGGGCGGTCCAGGAGCTGTTCGACGACGGCGAGCACATCCTCGACTTCCACGAGCGGGAGATCGTGCCGCTGCCGCCGCCGCTGGTCACCGACGAGATGCGGGCCGCGGTGCCCGCCTACGCGCACCGCACCGAGGAGTTCAGGGTCTGA
- a CDS encoding PadR family transcriptional regulator yields MTSAQAAGGHWPGAHEYRQAAREAKQAAREAFRAMSEAFGEGRHHHEHRQRGRRGPGPFPFDWGRGPWGGPGGPPWGGPGGHRGWGRSRKAKRGDVRAAILALLSEEPRNGYQIIQEIAERSEGGWKPSPGAVYPALQQLTDEGLVISEENEGRKTFRLTEEGRNYIEAHADEVRAPWDEMRPDIDDNTADLWHIARQSAFAMMQILQTGNDAQIREARKTLVETRRKLYQILADGEPGEE; encoded by the coding sequence ATGACTTCCGCACAAGCAGCAGGCGGCCACTGGCCCGGTGCGCACGAGTACCGGCAGGCGGCCCGCGAGGCCAAGCAGGCGGCGCGCGAGGCGTTCAGGGCCATGTCCGAGGCCTTCGGTGAGGGCCGCCACCATCACGAGCACCGGCAGCGCGGCAGGCGCGGTCCCGGGCCGTTCCCGTTCGACTGGGGACGCGGCCCGTGGGGCGGCCCCGGCGGGCCGCCTTGGGGCGGTCCCGGCGGCCACCGCGGCTGGGGCAGGAGCCGCAAGGCCAAGCGGGGCGACGTGCGCGCCGCGATCCTGGCCCTGCTCTCCGAGGAGCCCCGCAACGGCTACCAGATCATCCAGGAGATCGCCGAGCGCAGCGAAGGCGGCTGGAAGCCCAGCCCGGGCGCCGTCTACCCGGCGTTGCAGCAGCTCACCGACGAGGGCCTGGTGATCTCGGAGGAGAACGAGGGCCGCAAGACCTTCCGGCTCACCGAGGAGGGCCGCAACTACATCGAGGCGCACGCGGACGAGGTCCGGGCTCCGTGGGACGAGATGCGGCCGGACATCGACGACAACACCGCCGACCTCTGGCACATCGCCCGGCAGTCCGCGTTCGCCATGATGCAGATTCTCCAGACCGGGAACGACGCACAAATCCGCGAAGCGCGTAAGACTCTTGTTGAGACCCGGCGCAAGCTGTACCAGATCCTGGCCGACGGCGAACCGGGCGAGGAGTGA
- a CDS encoding CAP domain-containing protein: MRRPLGVFGGLLTLAALSATGCAAGTGAQGAAEAPAPPATQGTAAAQGSAAPGSSAARGSTVASEASCRVRVAKPRLGAKGKITSFATRRGCVNPALMRIRIMRAVPGTDPVVKSGATKNGRIILALPCKSGTFYAFATDYRGRTAKSKAAKLACAPVSTPTPTPTPTSTPTTAPSRSTVGTSQENEVLRLTNAERAKGGCGPLRFDPLLRAAAFGHSADMAKQDYFDHDSKDGRDFMDRIKGAGFSGGTGFAENIAFGQPTPASVVKGWMNSPGHRANIMNCDYNLIGVGAAKNPQGRIYWTQDFVAK; this comes from the coding sequence ATGCGTAGACCCCTTGGGGTATTCGGCGGGCTCCTGACCCTGGCGGCGCTCTCCGCGACCGGCTGCGCGGCCGGAACCGGGGCGCAGGGCGCGGCAGAGGCGCCGGCCCCGCCGGCGACCCAGGGCACGGCGGCGGCGCAGGGCTCGGCGGCACCCGGCTCATCGGCGGCTCGCGGCTCGACCGTGGCGTCGGAGGCCTCGTGTCGCGTGCGCGTGGCCAAGCCGCGGCTCGGCGCCAAAGGCAAGATCACCTCGTTCGCCACCCGTCGCGGCTGCGTCAATCCGGCGCTGATGCGCATCCGCATCATGCGCGCCGTCCCCGGCACCGACCCCGTCGTCAAGAGCGGGGCCACCAAGAACGGCCGCATCATCCTGGCGCTCCCCTGCAAGTCGGGCACCTTTTACGCGTTCGCCACCGACTACCGCGGTCGTACCGCCAAGTCCAAGGCCGCCAAGCTGGCCTGTGCCCCCGTGAGCACGCCCACCCCCACGCCGACCCCCACTTCGACGCCCACCACGGCCCCGTCGCGGAGCACGGTCGGCACGTCCCAGGAGAACGAGGTCCTCAGGCTGACCAACGCCGAGCGGGCGAAGGGCGGCTGCGGGCCGCTCAGGTTCGACCCGCTGCTCCGCGCGGCCGCGTTCGGCCACTCCGCCGACATGGCGAAGCAGGACTACTTCGACCACGACTCCAAGGACGGCCGCGACTTCATGGACCGGATCAAGGGGGCCGGCTTCTCCGGAGGGACGGGCTTCGCGGAGAACATCGCCTTCGGCCAGCCCACCCCGGCCTCCGTGGTCAAGGGCTGGATGAACAGCCCGGGTCACCGGGCCAACATCATGAACTGCGACTACAACCTCATCGGCGTCGGCGCGGCCAAGAACCCCCAGGGCCGGATCTACTGGACCCAGGACTTCGTCGCCAAGTAG
- a CDS encoding ABC transporter permease, which produces MYETLRWTVADALTIAGRTYARLKAQPGELASFLVFPVIMTVLFGYVFGSAIVLPGGGDYRNYLMPGIFMQVMALTAASAATTVGEDMARGIIDRFRAQPIARSAVLVGRSVADLSMHLLSLAAMVLAGVLIAGWRVHGSLGDTAAAFGLLTLFGFAMIWVGTYIGLWIQSGAQADAATFGWLMPMTFLANTFVPTEGLPVWLKPIADWNPMSAVVAAVRGLFGNPTSVSSAWPLQHPITASLIWSVGILAVFLPLAVHRYRTMSR; this is translated from the coding sequence ATGTACGAGACCTTGCGCTGGACCGTGGCCGACGCCCTCACGATCGCGGGCCGCACCTACGCGCGGCTGAAAGCCCAGCCGGGCGAGCTCGCCAGCTTCCTGGTGTTCCCCGTGATCATGACCGTGCTGTTCGGCTACGTCTTCGGCAGTGCGATCGTCCTGCCGGGCGGGGGCGACTATCGCAACTACCTCATGCCCGGCATCTTCATGCAGGTCATGGCCCTGACGGCAGCCTCGGCCGCCACCACCGTGGGCGAGGACATGGCCCGCGGGATCATCGACAGGTTCCGCGCCCAGCCCATCGCCCGCAGCGCCGTGCTGGTCGGGCGGAGCGTGGCCGACCTGTCGATGCACCTGCTGTCGCTGGCCGCGATGGTGCTGGCCGGCGTCCTGATCGCCGGGTGGCGGGTGCACGGGAGCCTCGGGGACACGGCGGCGGCGTTCGGGCTGCTGACGCTGTTCGGGTTCGCGATGATCTGGGTGGGCACGTACATCGGCCTGTGGATCCAGAGCGGGGCGCAGGCGGACGCGGCCACGTTCGGCTGGCTGATGCCGATGACGTTCCTGGCCAACACGTTCGTCCCCACCGAGGGACTGCCGGTCTGGCTCAAGCCCATCGCCGACTGGAACCCCATGAGCGCCGTCGTGGCCGCCGTCCGTGGCCTCTTCGGCAACCCCACCTCGGTCTCCTCGGCGTGGCCGCTCCAGCACCCGATCACCGCGAGCCTGATCTGGTCGGTGGGGATCCTCGCGGTGTTCCTGCCGCTGGCCGTGCACCGCTACCGGACGATGTCCCGATGA
- a CDS encoding sulfite exporter TauE/SafE family protein, translating into MADAALVLIIGGLAVFVGAIIQGGVGFGLGLVAVPVLTMLSPDLMPGAVQVVNVTLPLFTLAVEWRTVDWRGLGFAVLGRLPGSVIGAVIVVYVSIYIRGVFVALMVLIAVALTARALSVPRNGLTVASAGFVSGITGTATGIGGPPMALVYQHAKGSQIRATLAMFFFLSAAQSLVILAVVDELPARALLTGAVLVVPMVLGFLVSGPLRRYLDGGKVRVAVLVVAAASAVALLVQSLMVNAG; encoded by the coding sequence ATGGCTGATGCGGCATTGGTACTGATTATTGGTGGTCTGGCGGTCTTCGTCGGGGCGATTATCCAAGGTGGCGTGGGTTTCGGCTTAGGGCTCGTCGCAGTCCCCGTGCTCACCATGCTGAGCCCCGACCTCATGCCCGGCGCCGTCCAGGTCGTCAACGTGACCCTGCCGCTGTTCACGCTGGCCGTCGAATGGCGCACGGTGGACTGGCGCGGACTGGGCTTCGCGGTGCTGGGGAGACTGCCGGGGAGTGTCATCGGCGCAGTCATTGTTGTCTACGTTTCCATATACATCAGAGGTGTCTTCGTCGCCCTCATGGTGCTCATCGCGGTGGCGCTGACGGCCAGGGCGCTGAGCGTGCCGCGCAACGGCCTGACGGTCGCCTCCGCCGGCTTCGTCTCGGGGATCACCGGGACGGCCACCGGAATCGGCGGGCCGCCCATGGCCCTCGTCTACCAGCACGCCAAGGGGTCGCAGATCAGGGCGACGCTGGCGATGTTCTTCTTCCTGAGCGCCGCCCAGTCGCTGGTCATCCTCGCGGTCGTGGATGAGCTCCCGGCCCGGGCGCTGCTGACGGGGGCGGTGCTGGTCGTGCCCATGGTGCTCGGGTTCCTGGTGTCGGGGCCGCTGCGCCGGTATCTCGACGGCGGCAAGGTGCGGGTGGCCGTCCTCGTGGTGGCCGCCGCGTCCGCCGTGGCGCTGCTTGTGCAATCCCTGATGGTAAATGCCGGTTGA
- a CDS encoding type II toxin-antitoxin system PemK/MazF family toxin, translating into MIQGEIWLADLGEPVGREQGFPRPVLVVSNDEFNAAAPVKIVVPLTTTDRGWDNHVAIGCDGTGLEKLSWAMVEHVRSVSPRRFTRRIGIAPDEVVREVTDWIVDSI; encoded by the coding sequence GTGATCCAGGGCGAGATCTGGCTCGCTGACCTGGGCGAACCCGTCGGTCGCGAGCAGGGCTTTCCCCGTCCGGTACTCGTGGTCAGCAACGACGAGTTCAACGCCGCAGCCCCAGTCAAGATCGTCGTGCCCCTGACGACGACCGACCGAGGATGGGACAACCACGTCGCCATTGGCTGCGACGGCACCGGCCTGGAGAAGCTCAGCTGGGCCATGGTCGAGCACGTGCGCAGCGTGTCCCCACGGCGGTTCACGAGGAGGATCGGGATCGCTCCTGACGAGGTCGTCCGCGAAGTCACTGACTGGATCGTCGACTCGATCTAG
- a CDS encoding metal-dependent hydrolase translates to MMGHTHAMTGAIAWLGLAPPLAALPLLNESSRFIETGIMATAISPAELIAGAIICAGAAMLPDLDHPSATIAQTFGPVTWVLSKAVCWISGGHRGATHSLAFAAALGFGTHWLANTYPIGRDIVVVLLIGLALRAIGVGIPGNKMGSALINIGLTAGLYAVFLSLQVGYAWLGLAVGIGCLIHVVGDCMTERGCPVLWPLGAKFVLPWKIGIKTGKKFEQKILAPILSVAIIGLLFWRLAPA, encoded by the coding sequence ATGATGGGGCACACGCATGCGATGACCGGGGCCATCGCCTGGCTGGGGCTGGCGCCGCCTCTCGCCGCACTTCCGCTGCTGAACGAGTCCTCGCGGTTCATCGAGACCGGGATCATGGCGACCGCGATCAGTCCGGCCGAGCTGATCGCCGGGGCGATCATCTGCGCGGGCGCCGCGATGCTGCCCGACCTCGACCATCCGAGCGCGACGATCGCGCAGACGTTCGGGCCGGTCACGTGGGTGCTCAGCAAGGCCGTGTGCTGGATCAGCGGCGGGCACCGCGGGGCGACCCACTCACTGGCGTTCGCGGCGGCGCTCGGGTTCGGCACGCACTGGCTGGCCAACACCTATCCCATCGGGCGCGACATCGTGGTCGTGCTGCTCATCGGGCTGGCCCTGCGGGCGATCGGCGTCGGCATCCCCGGCAACAAGATGGGCTCCGCGCTGATCAACATCGGGCTGACCGCCGGCCTCTACGCCGTCTTCCTCTCACTCCAGGTGGGGTACGCCTGGCTGGGGCTGGCGGTGGGGATCGGCTGCCTCATCCATGTGGTGGGTGACTGCATGACCGAGCGGGGATGTCCTGTGCTGTGGCCATTGGGAGCCAAGTTCGTGCTGCCATGGAAGATCGGCATCAAGACGGGGAAGAAGTTCGAGCAGAAGATCCTCGCTCCGATCCTGTCCGTGGCCATCATCGGGCTGCTGTTCTGGCGGTTGGCACCCGCTTAA
- a CDS encoding ATP-binding cassette domain-containing protein has translation MIHAEGLRKRYAAKEALKGIDLEVPAGTVCGLLGPNGAGKTTAVRILTTLLRPDAGRAEVDGLDVVRDATRLRFRIGLAGQHAAVDELLTGRRNLQLFGRLYHLSRAEARRRADELLERFGLADAARRPVKQYSGGMRRRLDLAASLIVSPSVLFMDEPTTGLDPRSRLQLWELLRDLVKEGTTLLLTTQYLDEADQLADQIVVLREGVVAAAGSPEDLKRTIGGDRVQVVFRDLGDVAAGVQLLRSAATPEIESADGRQVTVPATDGAQSLIRIAGALDAAGIPVEDLALRRPTLDEVFLHLTA, from the coding sequence ATGATCCACGCAGAGGGACTGCGTAAGCGGTACGCGGCCAAGGAAGCACTCAAGGGCATCGACCTCGAGGTTCCGGCGGGCACGGTCTGCGGGTTGCTCGGGCCGAACGGGGCGGGCAAGACCACCGCCGTCCGCATCCTCACCACGCTCCTGCGTCCCGACGCGGGGCGGGCCGAGGTCGACGGGCTGGACGTGGTCCGCGACGCGACCCGGCTCCGCTTCCGCATCGGCCTGGCCGGCCAGCACGCGGCGGTGGACGAGCTGCTGACGGGGCGGCGCAACCTCCAGCTGTTCGGGCGGCTCTACCACCTGTCCAGGGCCGAGGCGCGGCGCAGGGCGGACGAGCTGCTGGAGCGGTTCGGGCTGGCGGACGCGGCGCGGCGGCCGGTCAAGCAGTACTCCGGAGGCATGCGGCGCCGGCTCGACCTGGCCGCGAGCCTGATCGTGTCACCGTCGGTGCTGTTCATGGACGAGCCCACCACCGGGCTCGACCCGCGCAGCCGGCTTCAGCTGTGGGAGCTGCTGCGCGACCTGGTCAAGGAGGGCACCACGCTCCTGCTGACCACGCAGTACCTGGACGAGGCCGACCAGCTGGCGGACCAGATCGTGGTGCTCAGGGAGGGCGTCGTGGCCGCCGCGGGCTCACCCGAAGATCTGAAGCGGACGATCGGGGGCGACCGGGTGCAGGTCGTCTTCCGGGACCTGGGAGACGTGGCCGCTGGAGTGCAGCTGCTCCGGAGCGCCGCGACGCCGGAGATCGAGAGCGCCGACGGGCGGCAGGTGACCGTTCCCGCGACCGACGGCGCGCAGTCGCTCATCCGCATCGCCGGCGCGCTGGACGCGGCCGGCATCCCCGTGGAGGACCTGGCGCTGCGGCGGCCCACCCTCGACGAGGTCTTCCTCCACCTGACGGCCTGA
- the acnA gene encoding aconitate hydratase AcnA: MSANSFGSRDTLRVGDASYEIFRLDAVEGAARLPYSLKILLENLLRTEDGANITADHIRALGGWDPNAAPSVEIQFTPGRVIMQDFTGVPCVVDLATMREAVRDLGGDPARINPLAPAEMVIDHSVIVDYFGHPDAFQRNVEREYERNRERYQFLRWGQTAFDEFKVVPPGTGIVHQVNIEHLARVVMTRSDGDINRAYPDTCVGTDSHTTMENGIGVLGWGVGGIEAEAAMLGQPISMLIPRVVGFKLSGKLPAGATATDLVLTITEILRKHGVVGKFVEFYGEGVASVPLADRATIGNMSPEFGSTCAIFPIDGQTIDYLRLTGRSEEQIALVEAYAKTQGLWLDPSAPEPVFSEYIELDLGTVVPSIAGPKRPQDRIALSAAKATWRHDVQNYVSDDLDEEGEETFPASDAPASNARADGARPHKPVPVTLADGTTFEIDHGIVSIAAITSCTNTSNPYVMLGAALLARNAVDKGLTRKPWVKTSLAPGSQVVTGYFERSGLQPYLDKIGFNLVGYGCTTCIGNSGPLPTEISEAVQANDLAVTAVLSGNRNFEGRINPDVKMNYLASPPLVVAYALAGTMDIDLDTEPLGLGNDGQPVYLRDIWPSPEEISAVVNSSIGRDMFERDYADVFKGDDHWRSLPIPTGDTFEWDPDSTYVRKAPYFDGMPSKPEAVTDITGARVLVKVGDSVTTDHISPAGSIKVGTPAAQYLQANGVEVKDFNSYGSRRGNHEVMIRGTFANIRLRNQIAPGTEGGYTRDFTQPDGPVSFIYDASVNYAAAETPLVVLAGKEYGSGSSRDWAAKGTALLGVRAVIAESYERIHRSNLIGMGVLPLQFPEGASAATLGLTGEETFDITGVEELNSGGIPSTVHVKAGDVEFDAVVRIDTPGEADYYRHGGIMQYVLRSLLAK; the protein is encoded by the coding sequence GTGTCCGCGAACAGCTTCGGCAGCCGTGACACGCTACGCGTCGGTGACGCGTCATATGAGATTTTCCGGCTGGATGCCGTCGAAGGCGCCGCACGCCTCCCGTACAGCCTGAAGATCCTGCTGGAAAACCTCCTCCGCACCGAGGACGGCGCGAACATCACCGCCGACCACATCCGTGCGCTGGGCGGCTGGGACCCGAACGCGGCACCGAGCGTGGAGATCCAGTTCACGCCCGGCCGCGTGATCATGCAGGACTTCACCGGTGTGCCCTGCGTGGTCGACCTCGCCACCATGCGCGAGGCCGTACGCGACCTGGGCGGCGACCCGGCCCGCATCAACCCGCTCGCGCCGGCCGAGATGGTCATCGACCACTCGGTGATCGTCGACTACTTCGGCCACCCGGACGCCTTCCAGCGCAACGTCGAGCGTGAGTACGAGCGCAACCGCGAGCGCTACCAGTTCCTGCGCTGGGGCCAGACGGCCTTCGACGAGTTCAAGGTCGTCCCGCCGGGCACCGGCATCGTGCACCAGGTCAACATCGAGCACCTCGCCCGCGTGGTCATGACCCGCTCCGACGGCGACATCAACAGGGCCTACCCCGACACCTGCGTCGGCACCGACTCCCACACCACCATGGAGAACGGTATCGGCGTCCTGGGCTGGGGCGTCGGCGGCATCGAGGCCGAGGCCGCGATGCTCGGCCAGCCGATCTCCATGCTCATCCCGCGCGTGGTCGGCTTCAAGCTCAGCGGCAAGCTGCCCGCCGGTGCCACCGCCACCGACCTCGTGCTGACGATCACCGAGATCCTGCGCAAGCACGGCGTGGTCGGCAAGTTCGTGGAGTTCTACGGCGAGGGCGTCGCGTCCGTGCCGCTGGCCGACCGGGCCACGATCGGCAACATGAGCCCCGAGTTCGGCTCCACCTGCGCGATCTTCCCGATCGACGGCCAGACCATCGACTACCTGCGGCTGACCGGGCGCTCCGAGGAGCAGATCGCGCTCGTCGAGGCGTACGCCAAGACCCAGGGCCTGTGGCTCGACCCGTCCGCGCCCGAGCCGGTCTTCTCCGAGTACATCGAGCTCGACCTCGGCACCGTCGTCCCGTCGATCGCCGGCCCCAAGCGCCCGCAGGACCGCATCGCGCTGTCGGCCGCCAAGGCCACCTGGCGCCACGACGTCCAGAACTACGTGAGCGACGACCTCGACGAGGAGGGCGAGGAGACCTTCCCGGCCTCCGACGCGCCCGCCTCCAACGCCCGCGCGGACGGCGCCCGGCCGCACAAGCCGGTGCCTGTCACGCTGGCCGACGGCACCACGTTCGAGATCGATCACGGCATCGTCTCGATCGCCGCGATCACCTCGTGCACCAACACCTCCAACCCGTACGTCATGCTCGGCGCGGCGCTGCTGGCCCGCAACGCCGTCGACAAGGGCCTGACCCGCAAGCCGTGGGTCAAGACCTCGCTGGCTCCCGGCTCGCAGGTGGTCACCGGCTACTTCGAGCGCTCGGGGCTGCAGCCGTACCTCGACAAGATCGGGTTCAACCTCGTCGGCTACGGCTGCACCACCTGCATCGGCAACTCGGGCCCGCTCCCGACGGAGATCTCCGAGGCCGTCCAGGCCAACGACCTCGCGGTCACGGCCGTGCTGTCGGGCAACCGCAACTTCGAGGGCCGCATCAACCCCGACGTCAAGATGAACTACCTGGCCTCGCCGCCGCTCGTGGTGGCGTACGCGCTGGCCGGGACCATGGACATCGACCTCGACACCGAGCCGCTCGGCCTCGGCAACGACGGTCAGCCGGTCTACCTGAGGGACATCTGGCCGTCGCCGGAGGAGATCTCGGCGGTGGTCAACTCCTCCATCGGCCGCGACATGTTCGAGCGCGACTACGCCGACGTGTTCAAGGGCGACGACCACTGGCGCTCGCTGCCGATCCCGACGGGCGACACCTTCGAGTGGGACCCGGACTCGACGTACGTACGCAAGGCCCCCTACTTCGACGGCATGCCGTCGAAGCCGGAGGCCGTCACGGACATCACCGGCGCCCGGGTGCTGGTCAAGGTGGGCGACTCGGTCACCACCGACCACATCTCGCCGGCCGGCTCCATCAAGGTCGGCACGCCGGCCGCGCAGTACCTGCAGGCCAACGGCGTCGAGGTGAAGGACTTCAACTCCTACGGCTCGCGGCGCGGCAACCACGAGGTGATGATCCGGGGCACGTTCGCCAACATCCGCCTGCGCAACCAGATCGCGCCGGGCACCGAGGGCGGCTACACCCGCGACTTCACCCAGCCCGACGGGCCGGTGTCGTTCATCTACGACGCCTCGGTCAACTACGCCGCGGCCGAGACGCCGCTGGTGGTGCTGGCGGGCAAGGAGTACGGCTCCGGCTCCTCGCGCGATTGGGCGGCCAAGGGCACGGCGCTGCTGGGCGTGCGCGCGGTCATCGCCGAGTCGTACGAGCGCATCCACCGCTCCAACCTGATCGGCATGGGCGTGCTGCCGCTGCAGTTCCCGGAGGGGGCCTCGGCCGCCACGCTCGGGCTGACGGGCGAGGAGACGTTCGACATCACCGGCGTCGAGGAGCTCAACTCGGGCGGCATCCCGAGCACCGTGCACGTCAAGGCGGGCGACGTCGAGTTCGACGCGGTCGTCCGCATCGACACGCCGGGCGAGGCCGACTACTACCGGCACGGCGGAATCATGCAGTACGTTCTTCGCTCGTTGCTCGCGAAGTGA